In Candidatus Obscuribacterales bacterium, a single window of DNA contains:
- the lpdA gene encoding dihydrolipoyl dehydrogenase: protein MSQFDYDLVIVGAGVGGHGAALHAVSCGLKTAIIEAADMGGTCVNRGCIPSKALLAASGRVRELRNAHHLQALGVHVGDVTFDRQAIASHAANLVDKLRGDLTNSLKRLGVDIIHGWGKLAGSQKVSVQTDAGERVITAKDVILSTGSVPFVPPGIELDGKTVFTSDDGIKLDWLPDWVAIIGSGYIGLEFADVYTALGCEITIVEALDQLMPGFDPDIAKQAKRVLIDSRDIETKVGMLAKRVIPGSPVVIELADAKTKEVVEVLEVDACLVATGRIPATKNLGLETVGVETDRRGFITVNDHMAVLLDGQPVPHLWAIGDATGKMMLAHAASAQGIATVETICDRPRAVDYRSIPAAAFTHPEVSFVGLTEPTAKELAAQEGFEVATVRSYFKGNSKAIAEGETEGIAKVIYRKDTGELLGAHIIGLHAADLIQEAANAIAKRQSVHDLAFLVHTHPTLSEVLDEAYKRTIAAH from the coding sequence AGCGCTTCATGCCGTGAGCTGCGGGCTCAAAACGGCGATCATTGAGGCTGCCGATATGGGAGGCACCTGTGTAAACCGGGGCTGCATTCCCTCGAAGGCACTGCTGGCAGCATCGGGACGCGTGCGGGAATTGCGCAATGCCCATCACCTCCAAGCCTTAGGGGTGCATGTGGGTGATGTGACGTTTGATCGGCAAGCGATCGCCAGCCATGCGGCCAACTTAGTCGATAAACTGCGCGGCGATCTCACCAATAGCCTCAAACGTCTAGGTGTCGATATTATCCACGGCTGGGGCAAGCTGGCCGGTAGCCAAAAAGTCTCGGTGCAAACCGACGCGGGCGAGCGGGTGATCACGGCCAAGGATGTGATTCTTTCCACTGGTTCTGTACCCTTTGTGCCACCAGGTATCGAACTCGATGGCAAAACCGTTTTTACCAGTGATGACGGCATTAAGCTGGACTGGCTGCCCGACTGGGTGGCAATTATCGGCAGTGGCTATATCGGTCTAGAGTTTGCTGATGTCTACACCGCGTTGGGCTGTGAAATTACCATCGTGGAAGCGCTAGACCAGCTCATGCCCGGTTTTGATCCTGATATCGCCAAGCAGGCCAAGCGCGTGTTGATTGATTCCCGCGATATCGAAACCAAAGTAGGAATGCTGGCTAAGCGAGTGATCCCCGGTTCGCCTGTGGTGATCGAACTAGCGGATGCGAAAACCAAAGAGGTGGTGGAGGTTCTAGAGGTCGATGCTTGCCTAGTGGCAACAGGACGGATCCCCGCCACGAAGAACCTAGGACTAGAAACCGTTGGGGTGGAAACCGATCGCCGAGGCTTCATTACGGTCAACGATCACATGGCGGTGTTACTGGATGGTCAGCCGGTGCCCCATCTCTGGGCCATTGGCGATGCTACAGGCAAGATGATGCTGGCCCATGCCGCTTCCGCCCAAGGCATTGCCACGGTGGAAACCATTTGCGATCGCCCCCGCGCTGTAGACTATCGCAGCATTCCCGCCGCCGCCTTCACCCATCCTGAAGTGAGCTTTGTGGGGCTAACAGAACCTACTGCCAAGGAACTGGCCGCTCAAGAAGGCTTCGAAGTCGCCACGGTGCGCTCCTATTTCAAGGGCAACTCCAAGGCGATCGCAGAAGGCGAGACGGAAGGCATTGCCAAGGTGATTTATCGCAAGGATACGGGAGAACTGCTGGGGGCTCACATCATTGGGCTCCATGCCGCAGACCTGATTCAGGAAGCCGCCAATGCGATCGCCAAGCGGCAGTCGGTTCATGACCTAGCCTTCCTAGTCCATACCCATCCAACCCTGTCTGAAGTGCTCGACGAAGCCTACAAACGTACGATCGCAGCCCATTAG